Proteins from one Naumovozyma castellii chromosome 3, complete genome genomic window:
- the PPA2 gene encoding inorganic diphosphatase PPA2 (ancestral locus Anc_8.820) yields MSALRRLNHLKTIFNPVKRHFSAVKQGSKYSRSFRQYLQLPNGEIGSYFHDIPLELNHLNRTVNMVVEIPRFSNGKFEISKEIPFNPISQDVKKGKVRFVNNIFPFRGYIHNYGAIPQTWEDPTSSHQVDRKHSLKGDNDPLDCCEIGSKVFAMGDIKTVKILGSLALIDDGELDWKVIVINVEDPLASRVNTLQDVDIHFPGILGATKAWFRDYKIPAGKPSNKFAFDGQYKGVSDTIKIIESCHESWTNLVSGNVETNGVILPQIKKAGQGVFMDDNLEPDSPIPSEVDKWFYIKK; encoded by the coding sequence ATGTCAGCTCTGAGACGGTTAAATCATCtaaaaacaatatttaatcCAGTGAAGAGACACTTCTCCGCAGTGAAACAAGGGAGTAAATACTCAAGATCATTCAGACAATATTTGCAATTACCAAATGGAGAGATAGGTTCCTATTTCCATGATATCCCATTGGAATTGAACCATCTAAATAGGACGGTCAACATGGTGGTagaaattccaagattttcCAATGGTAAATTCGAAATATCCAAAGAAATCCCCTTTAATCCTATCTCACAAGATGTGAAGAAGGGAAAAGTTAGGTttgttaataatatattccCATTCCGTGGGTATATTCATAATTATGGTGCTATACCTCAAACGTGGGAAGATCCAACATCCTCTCATCAGGTAGACAGGAAGCATTCCCTTAAAGGCGATAATGATCCGTTGGACTGCTGTGAAATTGGGTCCAAAGTATTTGCAATGGGGGATATTAAGACTGTAAAAATTCTTGGATCGTTGGCTTTAATTGATGACGGTGAATTGGACTGGAAAGTAATCGTTATTAATGTGGAGGATCCACTTGCATCAAGGGTAAATACTTTGCAAGATGTTGATATTCATTTCCCGGGAATCCTAGGAGCTACAAAGGCATGGTTTAGGGATTATAAGATACCTGCAGGTAAACCATCAAACAAATTTGCATTTGATGGTCAGTATAAGGGTGTTTCTGATACGATCAAGATCATTGAAAGTTGTCACGAATCCTGGACAAACCTTGTTTCTGGTAATGTTGAAACAAATGGTGTGATCCTTCCCCAAATCAAAAAGGCTGGACAAGGTGTCTTTATGGACGACAATTTGGAGCCTGACTCACCAATTCCATCAGAAGTGGATAAGTGGTTCTACATTAAAAAATGA
- the SEC17 gene encoding alpha-soluble NSF attachment protein SEC17 (ancestral locus Anc_7.493) has product MSDPIELLQRAEKTGVPSSGFAKLFGASNSSKYEEASDLCIQAANIYRLRKELKLGGDAFSKAATFQIKAGNEDDASNIFIDSYKCYRSSGNSSDAVNSLTMAIDLFTKKGQFRRAANFKFELGEILENDLNDYVKAIEAYETAGEWYSQDQSVALANKCYIKSADLKALNGQYIEASDLYSKLIKNSIGNRLSEWSLKEYYLKKGLCQLAATDNVAATRTLQEGQHDSPNFADSREATLLKSLIDCVTEGDAEKLSETVFEFDKFSKLDKWKTTILLKIKDTISQAEDDLL; this is encoded by the exons ATGTCTGATCCAATAGAATTACTTCAAAGA GCTGAAAAGACAGGTGTACCATCATCAGGGTTTGCCAAATTATTCGGTGCCTCCAACTCTTCCAAATATGAAGAGGCATCTGACCTATGTATTCAAGCTGCCAATATATATCGTCTTCGTAAGGAATTGAAACTAGGTGGTGATGCCTTCTCTAAGGCGGCtactttccaaatcaaaGCTGGGAATGAGGATGACGCAtccaatatcttcattgaTTCCTATAAATGTTATAGAAGTTCAGGAAACTCATCTGATGCGGTCAACTCATTGACTATGGctattgatttatttacaaaaaagGGACAATTTAGAAGAGCTGCCAATTTTAAGTTTGAATTGGGAGAAATATTAGAGAATGACTTGAACGATTATGTTAAGGCTATTGAAGCTTATGAAACTGCCGGAGAATGGTATTCCCAGGATCAATCCGTTGCATTGGCTAATAAATGCTATATTAAAAGTGCTGACTTGAAAGCATTGAACGGGCAATATATTGAAGCAAGCGATCTATATTCCAAGTTAATTAAAAATAGCATTGGTAACAGATTAAGCGAATGGtcattgaaagaatactatttgaagaaaggGTTATGTCAGCTTGCAGCTACTGATAATGTTGCGGCAACTAGGACCTTGCAAGAGGGACAGCATGATAGTCCAAATTTTGCTGATTCTAGGGAGGCTACTctattgaaaagtttgATAGATTGCGTAACTGAAGGTGATGCTGAAAAGCTAAGTGAAACagtatttgaatttgataagtTCTCCAAATTGGACAAGTGGAAAACAACTATCTTATTGAAGATTAAAGATACAATTTCTCAAGCGGAGGATGATCTGTTATAG
- the RSN1 gene encoding Rsn1p (ancestral locus Anc_8.819) — MSSNSTNSTTSSSNSTTSTSTQQVLTALISNGVIFAAFVSSFLLLRIKLKRIYEPKSSFTLINDEKKPDPLPKGIWQWLVPLLKKSDNFIIQQAGLDGYFFLRYLAIISFYCLFSMAYVFPILLPINASNGNHESGLNQLAYQNVKHSGRYYAHVFIGWIFFWGFLYIIYRELLYYTSLKQAVLSSPRYAKKLSSRTVLFQTVPKQYLSEQEFSKLFDGVKRVWIARGASTIGVKVDERAELVGTLENTLNGYLQTIVKKVIKQRKKNVDLEISNDFNDYIPYKKRPKFKKHKLLVFGKKLDTIDFIKEKLPVLENEIREMQDNHINAPAFNSVFVEFESQYQAQVAKQVVTYHAPVFMNPAYIGVEPKDVVWFNLRMLWWERLVREHGAVLAIVALVLFWSIPVAFVGMISNITYLTNKLHWLRFIYNLPDVLLGLLTSLAPTVALAVLMMCLPIFIRGMAVIAGSPSSQWVEYFTQQAFFAFQVIQVFLVTTLASAATSAVTQIVEDPTSAMNLLASNLPKASNFYISYIILQGMSTASGALLQLVPLIMYYVMGKLQDNTPRKKYTRFTTLGSMSWGTTFPVYTNLAVIIFSYSIISPIILLFGFCGFFLLYIAYLYNLTYVFQESPDSRGVHYPRALFQTIVGLYIGQICMLGLFVVGKGWGPIVLQVIGLIITVIIHIQLNYAFDRLMSVVPVDTMKPLDGKSDTPSFKNICERVDKNRNPQFDGVKELPTFPIKKYQPRSALFMEQGTSDMYSENTIEYHYDASVVAQENAENYIPTIPLLADGDTTTIPPAPFWKRFIMPHIYLSYKAVKGRLPEIYGLMDPNETTDENAIAHAYDYPAVSAKCPLIWIPKDEYGFSTRLIREFDGIVTISDQGAHFDENGNVVVTGKPPTGAVEKLAAESNSSDNPFSDGKLDGEESIVF; from the coding sequence ATGTCTAGCAACAGTACCAACAGTACAACCTCCAGCTCTAATTCCACTACAAGCACTTCCACACAGCAAGTGCTGACCGCGCTGATCAGTAATGGGGTTATCTTTGCTGCGTTTGTCTCCTCATTCCTACTTCTAAGaatcaaattgaagagaataTATGAACCCAAATCCTCTTTCACTCTAATAAACGACGAGAAAAAACCAGACCCTCTGCCGAAGGGTATCTGGCAATGGCTGGTTCCGCTACTGAAGAAATCggataatttcatcatccaacAGGCAGGTTTAGACGGATATTTTTTCCTTCGATACTTGGCTATAATATCCTTCTATTGTTTGTTTTCCATGGCTTACGTGTTCCCAATCCTTCTACCCATCAATGCAAGTAACGGGAATCACGAATCTGGCCTGAATCAATTGGCTTACCAGAACGTGAAACATTCGGGTAGATACTACGCTCATGTTTTCATTGGATGGATCTTTTTTTGGGGGTTCCTCTACATAATATATAGGGAACTGCTATATTACACATCTTTGAAACAGGCAGTTTTATCTTCCCCACGTTATGCAAAGAAGCTTTCTTCCAGAACGGTTTTATTTCAAACAGTCCCCAAACAATATTTGAGTGAGCAGGAATTCTCAAAATTATTCGATGGGGTCAAGAGAGTGTGGATTGCTAGAGGTGCATCCACCATCGGTGTTAAGGTTGATGAGAGAGCAGAACTGGTTGGAACCTTGGAAAATACCTTGAACGGTTATTTGCAAACAATAGTGAAAAAAGTTATaaagcaaagaaaaaaaaatgtagATTTAGAAATCTCTAATGATTTTAACGATTATATCCCATATAAGAAAAGaccaaaattcaaaaagCATAAATTATTGGTCTTTGGTAAAAAGTTGGATACCATTGATTtcattaaggaaaaattacCAGTTTTAGAGAATGAGATTAGGGAAATGCAAGATAATCACATCAATGCCCCTGCATTCAATTCCgtctttgttgaatttgaatccCAATATCAGGCACAAGTCGCAAAGCAAGTCGTTACATATCATGCACCTGTCTTTATGAATCCAGCATACATAGGTGTTGAACCAAAAGATGTAGTCTGGTTTAATTTAAGAATGCTATGGTGGGAACGATTAGTCAGAGAACATGGTGCCGTGCTGGCAATTGTTGCACTGGTGCTATTCTGGTCCATCCCCGTCGCATTCGTCGGTATGATTTCCAACATTACTTATCTAACCAATAAATTGCATTGGCTTCGTTTTATTTACAACTTACCCGATGTATTATTGGGTTTATTGACTTCTTTAGCACCTACCGTGGCTCTGGCCGTTCTTATGATGTGTTTACCCATTTTCATTAGAGGAATGGCAGTCATAGCAGGATCACCTTCCTCGCAATGGGTGGAGTACTTCACACAACAAGCTTTCTTTGCTTTCCAGGTCATTCAAGTCTTCTTAGTTACCACCCTAGCATCTGCTGCCACATCAGCAGTGACACAGATTGTGGAGGATCCAACAAGTGCAATGAATTTGCTTGCCTCGAATTTACCAAAAGCTTCTAATTTCTACATTTCATACATTATCTTACAAGGTATGTCGACAGCATCAGGAGCTCTATTGCAATTGGTTCCACTCATTATGTATTATGTTATGGGTAAACTTCAAGATAATACACCAAGGAAAAAATATACAAGATTTACCACTTTGGGATCCATGTCATGGGGGACCACTTTCCCAGTCTACACAAATTTGGCTGTAATCATATTCTCATACTCTATCATCTCTCCAATTATCTTATTATTCGGATTTTGTGGGTTCTTCTTATTGTACATTGCTTATTTGTACAACTTAACGTATGTCTTCCAGGAATCTCCTGATTCAAGAGGTGTCCATTATCCAAGAGCTCTATTCCAAACCATTGTTGGGCTCTATATTGGCCAAATATGTATGCTTGGGTTATTTGTCGTTGGTAAAGGTTGGGGCCCCATTGTTCTTCAAGTAATTGGGCTTATCATTACGGTGATAATacatattcaattaaattatgCATTTGACAGACTAATGAGTGTGGTACCAGTAGATACAATGAAACCATTGGATGGGAAATCGGATACGCCATcctttaaaaatatttgcGAAAGAGTTGATAAAAATCGTAATCCTCAATTTGATGGAGTGAAAGAATTACCAACTTTCCCtattaagaaatatcaaCCGCGTTCTGCTTTATTTATGGAACAGGGTACCAGTGACATGTACAGTGAAAATACCATCGAATATCATTATGATGCTAGTGTCGTGGCGCAAGAAAATGCAGAGAATTACATTCCTACTATCCCACTATTAGCAGATGGTGATACAACAACGATACCACCAGCTccattttggaaaaggTTTATCATGCCCCATATTTATCTGTCCTATAAAGCTGTTAAGGGCAGATTGCCAGAAATTTATGGGTTAATGGACCCTAATGAAACAACAGATGAGAATGCTATTGCTCATGCTTACGATTATCCTGCTGTTAGTGCCAAGTGTCCTTTGATCTGGATACCGAAAGATGAATATGGTTTCTCCACTAGATTAATAAGAGAATTTGACGGGATTGTTACTATTTCAGACCAAGGTGCTCATTTCGATGAGAACGGTAATGTAGTTGTTACAGGGAAACCACCTACTGGTGcagttgaaaaattagctGCCGAAAGCAACTCAAGCGATAACCCATTCTCAGATGGTAAGCTTGATGGTGAAGAATCCATCGTGTTTTAA
- the NCAS0C00550 gene encoding uncharacterized protein (ancestral locus Anc_8.818), which yields MPEYTHQPLLDWNSCPAQLNDLKTVPISSIKKLHVYDFDNTLYNSPQPTRELYSREVYQLVLHGLEGNNNGPYWWSEPSFLQQSFKDSLGTALYKYWNEKVIKLAKMSYAEPDTVSILMTGRRQDKFKELISDHLDLTRAIWNFSHSELEFNAVVLKRPIDGVDVSTIEYKKKCLVDFIKFYPNLEEVTVYDDRRNQLLKFKAFFNELPHKNNFQWFVIPVPPRTVRLVSEREYKFVMEMFDSYNAHKDPLKQLNVAWSARQTGYFLSVNAQRAVLQWSLNFLKSRNMESANKHLSRYPMFIPSMLLSSTMPQMEMVNVLTNNSKAILKKRGGWRKVIEDFYGQTGETVVRIKFTVTKIGIRLSSLDDRSPKLYYLAEPTNSDQYVWNYYSEFIIIGVDDAYYRDDVTASVLDNPKKGIRWYKPPTPLNIQTYFGTCAQLKIRR from the coding sequence ATGCCAGAGTATACCCATCAACCACTTCTGGATTGGAATAGTTGCCCAGCacaattaaatgatttgaaaacgGTACCCATATCCAGCATCAAGAAGCTCCATGTCTATGATTTCGACAATACGTTGTATAACTCTCCCCAACCGACCAGAGAATTGTATAGTAGAGAGGTATACCAGCTTGTGCTACATGGGTTGGAAGGTAACAACAATGGCCCTTATTGGTGGTCAGAACCATCTTTTTTGCAACAATCATTTAAGGATAGTTTAGGTACTGCTTTATACAAATACTGGAACGAGAAAGTGATAAAATTGGCTAAGATGTCATACGCTGAACCTGATACAGTATCTATCTTAATGACGGGAAGACGACAggataaatttaaagaattaatatcTGATCATTTAGATTTGACTCGAGCCATTTGGAATTTTAGTCATtcagaattggaatttaaTGCTGTTGTGTTAAAACGACCCATTGATGGAGTTGATGTGTCTACCATTGAGTATAAGAAGAAATGCTTAGTAgactttattaaattttacccgaatttggaagaagttACAGTTTACGATGATAGACGTAATCAATTACTTAAATTTAAAgcattcttcaatgaactGCCCcataagaataattttcaatggtTCGTTATACCGGTACCACCTAGAACCGTTAGACTTGTTTCAGAAAGAGAATACAAATTCGTCATGGAAATGTTTGATTCATATAACGCACATAAAGATCCACTCAAACAATTAAACGTTGCCTGGTCAGCAAGACAAACTGGATATTTTCTATCCGTGAACGCACAAAGGGCAGTACTTCAATGgtctttgaattttcttAAGAGTAGGAATATGGAGAGTGCTAATAAACATTTATCTCGATATCCAATGTTTATCCCCAGTATGTTACTAAGTAGTACGATGCCTCAAATGGAAATGGTTAACGTTTTGACAAACAACTCTAAAGCTATACTCAAAAAGAGAGGAGGTTGGAGAAAAGTTATCGAAGATTTTTATGGTCAAACAGGAGAGACTGTTGtaagaattaaatttacTGTCACTAAAATTGGTATACGATTATCTTCATTAGATGACAGGAGTCCGAAGTTGTATTACTTGGCAGAGCCTACCAATTCCGACCAATATGTCTGGAACTATTATTCAGAATTTATAATCATTGGTGTAGATGATGCTTATTATAGAGACGATGTGACAGCATCCGTCCTAGATAACCCAAAGAAGGGAATTCGATGGTATAAACCTCCCACCCCACTAAACATACAAACATATTTTGGTACATGTGctcaattgaagataagAAGATGA
- the CUE1 gene encoding Cue1p (ancestral locus Anc_8.816), whose product MVSSNITIVATLVIGVLLLKWFFQSDQHPSAQQVNSTQQQQSSTARNTRRPNSGGSSGSNSRGYPVTEDMIQTVQNLAPDLHVEQIKLSLQETGSVETTVERYLNGQTFPYPANFSPSSVNNLNIANTLQPTDPRKVNLIKSENLLTKYHVDLNEFEDIEMDDAKYRELDLDERKRYMIWKARRSMEKRIETDPKLAELLK is encoded by the coding sequence ATGGTGTCATCGAATATTACCATTGTTGCCACACTAGTCATCGGGGTTTTGTTGCTGAAATGGTTCTTCCAATCGGATCAACATCCTTCTGCTCAGCAAGTGAATTCCACTCAACAGCAACAATCATCCACTGCAAGAAACACACGTAGACCAAATTCAGGTGGATCTTCAGGTTCCAACTCACGAGGTTATCCTGTGACGGAAGATATGATTCAAACAGTACAAAACTTAGCTCCAGATCTACATGTCGAGCAAATCAAATTAAGTTTGCAAGAAACTGGATCTGTGGAGACTACTGTGGAAAGATATCTGAATGGTCAAACATTCCCCTATCCTGCAAATTTTTCTCCAAGTAGTGTCAATAATTTGAACATCGCTAACACTTTACAACCAACTGATCCAAGAAAGGTTAACCTTATTAAGAGTGAAAATTTATTGACTAAATATCATGTTGATctaaatgaatttgaagatatagAGATGGATGATGCTAAATATAGAGAGTTAGATTTGGATGAGCGGAAGAGATACATGATTTGGAAGGCAAGAAGAAGTATGGAGAAAAGGATAGAAACAGACCCTAAACTTGCTGAATTGTTGAAATGA
- the SAP30 gene encoding Sap30p (ancestral locus Anc_8.815), whose amino-acid sequence MARTSNSNSESEARPTGGRGNNAQSSSTSNKANQKQRLTNSQQQYLKDLAQTHITNNHPSLIPKSNPVDFQEYPDEFLRKYKDNFHLDVADNLTLQGYLLGSQLGSKTYSFKRNDNMKYIDARVTKPTLAHEVKKHFTQYNVKESDCIPKFIYKVKNNKKKFKMEFRG is encoded by the coding sequence ATGGCTAGAACCAGTAATTCTAACAGTGAATCAGAAGCAAGACCCACAGGCGGTAGAGGCAACAACGCACAATCATCCTCTACTTCCAATAAGGCGAATCAAAAGCAACGTCTCACCAATTCACAACAACAGTACTTAAAAGACTTGGCCCAAACACATATTACTAATAATCACCCAAGTCTCATACCCAAGTCCAATCCGGTAGACTTCCAGGAGTACCCTGATGAATTCCTCCGCAAATATAAAGATAACTTCCATTTGGATGTGGCAGACAATCTAACACTTCAGGGGTACCTACTAGGGTCTCAATTAGGATCCAAGACTTATTCCTTCAAGAGAAATGATAAtatgaaatatattgacGCCAGGGTGACTAAACCCACATTGGCCCACGAGGTCAAGAAACATTTCACGCAATACAATGTCAAGGAGTCTGATTGCATACCCAAGTTTATCTACAAGGTGAAAAACAATAAGAAGAAGTTTAAGATGGAATTTAGAGGATAG
- the NCAS0C00580 gene encoding putative endodeoxyribonuclease (ancestral locus Anc_8.814): MIPLVDAHCHIGTRAKYELVSDEEVQNEGTKRCIVSCNQIDLPILMGMKRSDEKLIIGFGVHPWYSHMFSLDPHCTDKRTHYLNVLQCRDEFKPDMDSLIELLPDPINLEGYIEKYFKGNPDMFDVIGEIGLDKLFWLPENGYYMEQEVDKPRYKLSKVKVQLSHQISVFTRLCQLANQYDKPISVHDVKCYAALYEICCQELLHNEKVNICLHSYTGSVEMLLSQWFKKFPNNRIYVSISQVINFREKHKGSKSSENLLLSIPQSSILTETDYPVDISAYSLNELDDQLMQVCGAITSTLSLDDIDVCKSNIYNNFLSYVNQS, encoded by the coding sequence ATGATTCCACTAGTAGATGCACATTGCCACATTGGCACTAGAGCGAAATATGAATTAGTAAGTGATGAGGAAGTGCAAAATGAAGGAACGAAACGATGCATTGTTTCATGTAATCAGATCGATCTCCCCATACTAATGGGGATGAAAAGAAGTGATGAGAAATTGATTATTGGGTTTGGTGTTCATCCCTGGTATAGTCATATGTTTTCCTTGGATCCACATTGCACAGATAAGAGGAcacattatttgaatgtgTTACAATGCAGGGATGAATTCAAACCGGATATGGATTCattgattgaattattGCCCGATCCTATAAATTTGGAAGGATATattgagaaatattttaaggGTAATCCCGATATGTTTGATGTCATTGGAGAGATTGGGTTGGATAAGTTGTTTTGGCTTCCCGAGAATGGCTATTATATGGAACAAGAGGTGGATAAGCCCAGATATAAATTGAGTAAAGTGAAAGTACAGTTATCTCATCAGATTTCAGTGTTTACCAGATTGTGCCAACTGGCTAATCAATACGATAAACCTATATCAGTTCATGATGTAAAGTGTTATGCTGCATTATATGAGATATGCTGCCAAGAGTTGTTACATAATGAGAAAGTCAACATATGCTTACATTCTTACACGGGGTCGGTGGAGATGTTACTTAGCCAGTGGTTTAAGAAGTTCCCCAACAACCGAATATACGTTAGTATCTCGCAAGTGATAAACTTTAGGGAGAAACACAAGGGTTCCAAGTCAAGTGAGAATCTCCTGTTAAGTATTCCACAAAGTTCCATACTAACAGAGACAGATTATCCAGTCGATATATCTGCATATTCACTCAATGAACTGGATGACCAATTAATGCAAGTATGTGGTGCCATCACTTCCACACTGTCCCTGGATGATATCGACGTGTGCAAATCCAATATATACAACAATTTCCTATCATATGTAAATCAATCGTAA
- the TIF11 gene encoding translation initiation complex factor eIF1A (ancestral locus Anc_8.812) — translation MGKKNTKGGKKGRRGKNESDGPKRELIYKEDGQEYAQITKMLGNGRVEASCFDGIKRMAHIRGKLRKKVWMGQGDIILVSLRDFQDDQCDVVHKYNLDEARTLKNQGELPENAKINETDNFGFESDEDVNFEFGNADESEEEGEGEELDIDDI, via the coding sequence ATGGGTAAGAAGAACACTAAAGGTGGTAAGAAAGGtagaagaggaaagaatGAATCCGATGGTCCAAAGCGTGAATTGATCTACAAGGAAGATGGCCAAGAATATGCTCAAATTACCAAGATGTTAGGTAATGGGAGAGTTGAAGCTTCTTGTTTCGATGGTATCAAGAGAATGGCACATATTAGAGGGAAGTTAAGAAAGAAGGTTTGGATGGGTCAAGGTGATATTATCTTGGTCTCTTTGAGAGATTTCCAAGATGATCAATGTGATGTTGTTCACAAGTATAATTTGGATGAAGCCAGAACATTGAAGAACCAAGGTGAATTACCTGAAAATGCTAAGATTAATGAAACTGATAACTTTGGTTTCGAATCCGATGAAGACGTTAATTTCGAATTCGGTAACGCTgatgaaagtgaagaagaaggtgaaggtgaagaattggatattgatgatatcTAG